ggtctattcctcacacaaggCTTTTAAGCATGAGTGGTATTGGAACACTTTTAAAAAAAGGTCAaataaattcaccttttgtgttccatgaaagaaatgaGTCTGGAACAACGTAACAGGTGAGTAAAAAAtaacagaattacaatttttgtgtgaactatctctttaagtagAGGGAGAAAGTGTCAATGAAACATAGAGCTTGAAAAAAGTTCTTCAGAGTCTGTGAGGCCTCAAGCCCCAGTAGGGCCCTCAACAAGGAGCCGATCCACACAGTGAGTCTACAGGGAATCGTATGTCATCATTGCTTTTATAATTGGTCAGTTTCAGAACAACCACTTTCCTCTGAAGATTTGTGGGGGTGAGAGGGTTCGGACTCTCCGGCTCAGATTCAGATGTCTCCTCTAGCGTTGACTCCCGAGTAGGTTGCGGAGAGAGCGGTGCTGTATTGGTGCCATGTTCAAGCAGGACGCAAATTACGTCTTTGTAGCCACCTTGTACGGCCAGGTGAAGTGGCGTGAAGCCATTCTCGTCTTGAGCTTGAGCGACTTTAGGGCAATCCTGCAGAAGCTCTTTGAGGATCTCGCATTGACCGTTTTCTGCTGCCAGGTGGCATGGTGTGCGATGGGCGTGGTTGGCACTCTGCGGGTCAGCACCCTCGGCGAGAAGCATTTTAACAGTGGGCAGGTGGCCTTTCTGGGCAGCCAGATGCAAGGCCGTGCAGCCATTCGCCGTTTGGCTTTGAATGTCGGCGCCGTGTTTTACCAGCAGCCTTGAAGTGCTGGTGTGGCCCGTTTCTGCTGCTATGTGAAGTGGACTGTGGAGGCCATCAGATGTCAGGTGCACGTTAGCACCAAGCTCCACCAGAATCCGTGCCACTCGATAATGGCCCCTTTGAGACGCCAGATGGAGCGGCGTACGCCCGTCTGATGTTTGTCCATCAACATCAGCACCAGCTTGCTTCACCAAGAGCTTCACAATTCCAAGATGGCCTTTCCAGGCAGCCAGGTGTAGTGCTGTCCAGTCATCTTTACCTTTCACGTGGACGTCAGCTCCACGACTAAGCAAAACCCTCACCACGTTCTCCTGTCCGTGATGACAGGCGATATGTGTCGGTGTGCGACCCTGGGCATCTACTTCATTAATAGAGGCACAGCGGTCTAGAAGTAAACGAGTCAGGGCCTCATCACCATTCTGGGCTGCGAAGTGCAGAGGTGTATACTGGTCCTCGTCCTTTGCGTTGACGTTGGTTGTCTTGCGGCCCAAGAGAATCTCAGCCACACCCTTCAGCCGCTTCTCAGCGGCTAGGTGGAGGGGAGTAGCTCCGTGGATGTTGGACAAATTAGGGTTGCAGTTGCTAAGTAGCAGAAATTTAACTGCTTCCTCATTAGCAAGTCCCACAGCGAAGTGAAGCAAATTGCTACCACTGTCCAAGAGCAAGTCAACATCTTGTGGCTGGAGGATCTTCATGAGTTTGGCAATATCCTCAGTACGAATGGCTTCACAAAGCTTCTTCTTCTGTAACTCACTGGAGTCTAAAGTGACACAGAAACACAGCACAGTGAAACATTTGTGTATATTCATAGGACATGTAATCTTTTCAGATACATCAATACAACAAAagctaaaaacaaaatacatttaaaatataatagaaaagaaaaacaaatcaatgtaaaacaaaataaatcaaaacataaaaggaaaaaattaaatacataaaaatataaaagaaaatcacaataaGCTTAAACATTAGAAGCAAATCAATGCAAAACAAAactataaaacagaaaaaaatccaaaaaatctaaataaatcaaaacataaaaaggaaatattaaataaatctaaatagcctatataataaaataaaaatacagcaaaacaaaactatataaaaaaaaaattaatcaaaactaaaaacaaaatgcaaaacaaaactaCCGgtacacaaaaaatataaataaaagcaaaactatatatatatatatatatatatcattactaGAAAgacattctataaaaaaaaaccacacaggCCAGATGCCAGTGTGACATTTTTCTTACCATTCACATTTTCCTTCTCAAAGGACAATGTAATGGAGCCTTGGGATGAGAAAGCTGAATCCACAGAGGAGATGCCTGAGAGTCTCTTACTGGTGTTGTCTTTGCTCTCAAGGGATTCCTCTTTGACATTGCTAAAACTGCGAGAGAGCCCAGAGTCAATCTGACTCAGCAGCTCAGACAGGCTGTAGTCTTTCTCAGATGACATGACTTCTGACTTCGGCCTCACTGGCTTTTGGTTGTTTGTCTGCATGTAAAGAAAAACATCAGATTGTTTGTAAGAGAAAATCAATTAAACTTAGACCATCAATTAGACCATTACAAATGGAATGCAAGAAAGCAGTTACCAACCagatgtttaaaggggtcatgacatgggtttttttattgtattattatgttcccttaggtgcaattatagtattaatatattttttttttaagaaaaacttttaaaatctagtgatttatgaccttttcccaccctgtttctcatcctctgattcaaacagtctgttttgggggcgttttccatttaagacttcagtgttaacgcccactgttatgattggctaacgtcagtgcctatgtatcaattattgacgccccagccagaacaatatgcaagtaaactaagtaaaaacactgtgattattcataatgaatgaaattgcgctttaaaaagtagtttaaagtttaaaatagattacttacagtttgcgtcgtcgttgttcccagaattgtcggcacggacttatctttgagcaacagttttctggcaaagccagcatcctattgagatttgttctcaaaacag
The sequence above is drawn from the Xyrauchen texanus isolate HMW12.3.18 chromosome 43, RBS_HiC_50CHRs, whole genome shotgun sequence genome and encodes:
- the ripk4 gene encoding receptor-interacting serine/threonine-protein kinase 4, with product MDVPENSPGIMGLLKTFDASEFGSWEKIGSGGFGQVYKVRHIQWKTWLAIKCPPSLHSDDKERAELLEEAKKMEAAKFRYILPVYGICIDPQGLVMEYMETGSLETLLASEPLPWELRFRIIHETSVGMNFLHCMNPPLLHLDLKPANILLDAHYHVKISDFGLARWNGFARNDDISRDGFCGTIAYLPPERIIEKDRISDTKHDVYSFAIVIWGILTQKKPYQGENNILHIMVKVVKGVRPDLGLIPRSRPQACSGFLSLMQKCWALSPEARPSFQEITSEAEELCTKPNEESRASISSEPESPCLARASEQTNNQKPVRPKSEVMSSEKDYSLSELLSQIDSGLSRSFSNVKEESLESKDNTSKRLSGISSVDSAFSSQGSITLSFEKENVNDSSELQKKKLCEAIRTEDIAKLMKILQPQDVDLLLDSGSNLLHFAVGLANEEAVKFLLLSNCNPNLSNIHGATPLHLAAEKRLKGVAEILLGRKTTNVNAKDEDQYTPLHFAAQNGDEALTRLLLDRCASINEVDAQGRTPTHIACHHGQENVVRVLLSRGADVHVKGKDDWTALHLAAWKGHLGIVKLLVKQAGADVDGQTSDGRTPLHLASQRGHYRVARILVELGANVHLTSDGLHSPLHIAAETGHTSTSRLLVKHGADIQSQTANGCTALHLAAQKGHLPTVKMLLAEGADPQSANHAHRTPCHLAAENGQCEILKELLQDCPKVAQAQDENGFTPLHLAVQGGYKDVICVLLEHGTNTAPLSPQPTRESTLEETSESEPESPNPLTPTNLQRKVVVLKLTNYKSNDDIRFPVDSLCGSAPC